In Lycium ferocissimum isolate CSIRO_LF1 chromosome 11, AGI_CSIRO_Lferr_CH_V1, whole genome shotgun sequence, a single genomic region encodes these proteins:
- the LOC132038679 gene encoding cysteine-rich receptor-like protein kinase 10 yields MSSASLVGKDDMKLGKYSLQKIREATNNFHEDNKLGEGGFGPVFKGFLAEFGDVAIKRLCRRSSQGLEEFMNELKLIANLQHKNLVSLLGCCVEGEEKILIYEYMPNRSLDKFLFDPSLKVMLDGSIRFGIIEGIAQGMLYLHKYSRLKVIHRDLKVSNILLDQEMIPKISDFGMARIFGTDQTQANTNRVVGTYGYMSPEYVIYGQFSEKSDVFSFGVLLLEILTGERNSNFSMTEISLSLLGWAYNKWKEGRMLELIDPSIRETCDANKATRSILVALLCVQEIPKDRPTMSNIVAMLSNETLSIPEPKEPAFRSSWQPQHELNGSSKNEMTISLPEPR; encoded by the exons ATGTCAAGTGCATCTTTAGTTGGGAAAGACGATATGAAGTTGGGAAAGTACAGTCTGCAGAAAATAAGAGAGGCTACTAACAACTTCCATGAAGATAACAAACTTGGAGAAGGCGGTTTTGGCCCTGTGTTTAAG GGGTTTTTGGCTGAGTTTGGAGACGTAGCCATCAAAAGGCTATGCAGGAGGTCATCACAAGGACTGGAGGAGTTCATGAATGAGTTGAAGCTAATCGCGAATTTGCAGCACAAAAATCTAGTCAGCCTGTTAGGATGCTGTGTTGAAGGCGAGGAGAAGATACTTATCTATGAGTATATGCCAAATCGCAGCCTGGACAAATTTCTTTTTG ACCCTTCATTGAAGGTTATGCTAGACGGGAGTATACGTTTTGGGATAATAGAAGGAATTGCTCAAGGAATGCTTTATCTACATAAGTATTCAAGATTAAAAGTCATTCACAGGGACTTAAAAGTAAGCAACATTCTGCTAGATCAAGAGATGATTCCTAAAATATCAGATTTTGGAATGGCAAGGATTTTCGGGACTGATCAAACACAGGCCAATACGAACCGAGTGGTCGGAACATA TGGCTATATGTCTCCAGAATATGTAATATATGGCCAATTTTCGGAGAAATCAGATGTATTCAGCTTTGGAGTGTTGCTCTTGGAAATTCTGACTGGTGAACGGAACTCGAACTTTTCCATGACGGAAATTTCTTTATCCCTCTTAGGATGG GCATACAATAAGTGGAAAGAAGGAAGAATGTTGGAGCTGATTGATCCATCAATAAGGGAAACCTGCGACGCTAACAAGGCCACAAGGTCAATTTTGGTTGCCCTTCTTTGTgttcaagaaattccaaaagaTCGGCCAACAATGTCTAATATAGTTGCCATGTTAAGCAACGAAACGTTATCAATCCCCGAGCCAAAAGAACCTGCCTTTCGCAGTAGCTGGCAACCTCAACATGAGTTAAATGGTTCTTCCAAAAATGAGATGACAATTAGTTTGCCAGAACCTCGATAG